A genomic segment from Atribacterota bacterium encodes:
- the wtpA gene encoding tungstate ABC transporter substrate-binding protein WtpA, translating into MLRNFNKKVFLATLVVVLLSGIFVMSTIANEDQKGELVIFHAGSLTVPVDNLKTAFNEIYPNIEVKTQAGGSRAIAREVAELGKPADILMSADYMVINNLLIPDHADWNAVFAVNSMVIMYTDQSKYADEINEDNWYEVLVRDGVQYGHSEPDMDPCGYRSVLLFQLAENYYQKEGINQALLENIPQKNIRPKSVELIAMLETGALDYAFEYESVALQHQAMDDSFKFVKLPDAINLSSLKYADDYAKATIELSGAEPGTTITTKGEPIVYSLTMPFNGENRENAITFLQFLFDEEKGLKILYESGQPVVEVEAVNGRENVPEELADLIK; encoded by the coding sequence ATGTTAAGAAATTTCAACAAAAAAGTTTTTTTAGCAACATTAGTTGTTGTATTATTAAGTGGAATATTTGTAATGTCAACTATTGCAAATGAAGATCAAAAAGGAGAGTTGGTTATCTTTCATGCTGGAAGCTTGACAGTACCTGTTGATAATTTAAAAACTGCTTTTAATGAGATTTACCCAAATATTGAGGTTAAAACTCAGGCAGGCGGAAGTCGTGCTATTGCCCGTGAAGTTGCAGAACTTGGAAAACCAGCAGATATTCTAATGTCAGCAGACTATATGGTAATAAATAATTTGCTTATTCCGGATCATGCAGATTGGAATGCAGTTTTTGCCGTAAATTCCATGGTTATTATGTATACTGATCAAAGTAAATATGCTGATGAAATTAATGAGGACAACTGGTATGAGGTCCTTGTAAGGGATGGAGTCCAATACGGACACAGTGAACCGGATATGGATCCCTGTGGATACCGTTCTGTCCTGTTATTCCAGCTTGCAGAAAATTACTACCAGAAAGAAGGAATAAACCAGGCACTTTTAGAAAATATTCCTCAGAAAAATATTCGTCCCAAATCTGTTGAACTGATTGCCATGCTGGAAACAGGTGCCCTTGATTATGCATTTGAATATGAATCAGTAGCTCTTCAACACCAGGCAATGGATGACAGCTTTAAATTTGTGAAATTGCCTGATGCTATTAACTTGAGCTCTCTCAAATATGCAGATGATTATGCAAAAGCTACCATAGAACTCTCTGGGGCGGAACCTGGAACAACTATTACCACTAAGGGTGAACCTATTGTCTATAGTCTGACCATGCCCTTTAATGGCGAAAATCGTGAGAATGCTATTACATTCCTGCAGTTCTTATTTGATGAAGAGAAGGGACTTAAGATACTGTATGAATCAGGC